The Fictibacillus arsenicus genome contains a region encoding:
- the nadA gene encoding quinolinate synthase NadA has translation MTILGSFIKTAASIPDHYSSMTPSEMELRIREIKAQLNDKLFLPAHHYQKDEVVQFADVTGDSLQLAKISAENRDADYIVFCGVHFMAETADMLSHPNQTVILPDLKAGCSMADMADIHQTERAWIELTKLFGNTILPLTYVNSTAEIKAFCGKNGGATVTSSNAKSMVKWAFQQKKRLLFLPDQHLGRNTAFDLGINLQDMAVWDPIQNKLIFEGSDLEEIKVILWKGHCSVHEKFTVEQIAEFRQNHSEFQIIVHPECTHEVVRASDYNGSTHYIIETIKNASPGTKWAVGTEMNLVNRLAAQFTDKEIVSLNPNLCPCLTMNRIDLAHLLWSLENIIEGNPQNIISVDEKTKKYAKIALNRMM, from the coding sequence ATGACTATTCTAGGATCATTTATTAAGACTGCTGCTTCCATCCCTGATCATTACTCCAGCATGACTCCTTCAGAAATGGAGTTGAGGATCCGTGAAATAAAAGCTCAATTAAATGATAAATTATTTTTACCTGCCCATCATTATCAAAAAGATGAAGTCGTTCAATTTGCTGATGTTACAGGTGATTCTCTGCAATTAGCCAAAATTTCAGCAGAAAATAGAGACGCAGATTATATTGTGTTTTGCGGTGTTCATTTTATGGCTGAAACGGCAGATATGTTAAGTCATCCCAATCAGACTGTCATTCTTCCTGATTTGAAAGCAGGTTGTTCAATGGCTGATATGGCAGATATTCATCAAACGGAAAGAGCATGGATTGAATTAACTAAACTATTTGGGAATACCATTCTTCCTTTAACCTATGTCAATTCAACGGCTGAGATAAAGGCGTTTTGCGGTAAAAATGGGGGGGCGACAGTTACTTCCTCTAATGCTAAATCCATGGTCAAATGGGCATTTCAACAAAAGAAAAGACTTCTCTTTTTACCTGATCAGCACTTGGGCAGAAATACAGCTTTTGATCTTGGTATTAATCTTCAAGACATGGCTGTATGGGATCCCATCCAAAACAAACTAATCTTTGAAGGATCTGATTTGGAAGAAATCAAAGTGATTTTATGGAAAGGCCACTGTTCTGTACATGAAAAGTTTACAGTTGAACAAATTGCAGAATTTAGACAAAATCACTCAGAGTTTCAAATCATTGTACATCCAGAATGTACTCACGAAGTTGTAAGAGCCAGTGACTACAACGGTTCCACTCATTACATTATTGAAACCATTAAAAATGCAAGCCCTGGAACGAAATGGGCTGTGGGGACAGAAATGAATCTCGTTAACCGGCTTGCAGCACAATTCACTGATAAGGAAATTGTATCGCTTAATCCGAATCTTTGTCCGTGTCTAACGATGAATCGTATTGATCTGGCACATTTGCTATGGTCCTTAGAAAATATCATTGAAGGAAATCCTCAAAATATTATTTCTGTAGATGAGAAAACGAAAAAGTATGCAAAAATCGCTTTAAACCGCATGATGTAA
- the nadC gene encoding carboxylating nicotinate-nucleotide diphosphorylase, whose translation MNHLLLKKQLQEFLIEDIGTGDLSAALFEDETEISASIIAKENGIFAGSQVLTFGYELIDSNIKSKLYIKDGEYIERGMILAEIRGRRKSILTGERVLLNLMQRLSGIATVTSQAVSLANGRTRICDTRKTTPGLRMLEKYAVRCGGGYNHRFGLYDTVMLKDNHLAGFTSIQEAIDTAREKLGHTIKIEVETETEKQVLEAVSAGADIIMFDNCTPEEITQRLKHVPQGIVTEASGGITLESIDVYSRTGVQYISLGFLTHSNKALDISLNVKGAVKA comes from the coding sequence ATGAATCACTTATTGCTAAAAAAACAGCTGCAGGAATTTTTAATTGAAGACATAGGGACTGGTGACTTATCAGCAGCTCTTTTTGAAGATGAAACAGAGATCTCAGCTTCCATAATAGCAAAAGAGAATGGAATATTCGCGGGGTCTCAAGTTCTGACCTTCGGATATGAATTAATTGATTCAAATATTAAATCAAAGCTTTATATTAAAGACGGTGAATATATAGAACGAGGAATGATATTGGCAGAAATCAGAGGCAGAAGAAAAAGTATCTTGACAGGTGAGAGAGTATTATTAAATTTAATGCAGCGTCTTTCTGGAATTGCTACTGTCACTTCCCAAGCAGTTTCACTTGCTAATGGAAGAACACGCATTTGTGATACCAGAAAGACAACTCCAGGTTTAAGGATGCTTGAAAAATATGCTGTGCGCTGCGGCGGCGGATATAATCATCGATTTGGGCTGTATGACACTGTTATGTTAAAAGATAATCACCTTGCAGGGTTTACCTCTATCCAAGAAGCGATAGATACTGCTCGTGAAAAATTAGGCCACACAATAAAAATTGAAGTAGAAACCGAGACAGAAAAGCAAGTGTTAGAAGCTGTTTCAGCAGGTGCAGATATCATAATGTTCGATAATTGTACACCTGAAGAAATAACTCAAAGACTAAAACATGTGCCGCAAGGAATTGTAACAGAAGCTTCGGGTGGTATTACTCTTGAATCGATAGATGTATATTCCCGGACTGGAGTTCAATATATATCTCTAGGTTTTCTCACACACTCAAACAAAGCGCTTGATATTAGCTTAAATGTTAAAGGAGCCGTAAAAGCATGA
- the nadB gene encoding L-aspartate oxidase: protein MDIVEAEVLIIGGGIAGLMTAEYLSLHKNVIVITKSDIKHSNSYLAQGGISAVIDKNDTWQEHYMDTLQAGHFHNEPEMTEFLVKEGSNVIDSLSCWGVPFDRNLSGQFMLGKEGGHHRNRIVHAGGDQTGKKVMEALIRRVSDKVRIETGKYAVELLAANGICYGVYCKDDDGSLTLYKSTHTILAGGGYAGIYSATSNAYGSDGSAICMAYSAGAELADLEFVQFHPTLLKSEKISGLITEAVRGEGGVLVNSNGSPIMDGVHPLKDLAPRDIVSRRIFDEIHNQRVSVFLNIKGISDFENKFPGVTKLCENAGISLDAGLIPVAPGAHFTMGGIKTDLFGRTSLRGLYAIGECANTGVHGANRLASNSLLEGAVFAKQTAQYILSEKHERTFPFSLSLLQESLPAGNCLNYTLLEINDIQEIMDKHAGICRDEEGLKKAKDKLQLRNFNPSLLDQPMALIKRLNMQTMAWLTVTSCLNRKESRGSHYRRDFPFALKEWEQKKIIRSVLRDESLIAKKTAAGIFN from the coding sequence TTGGATATAGTTGAAGCTGAAGTTTTAATAATCGGAGGCGGCATAGCTGGTTTAATGACTGCTGAATATTTAAGTTTGCATAAGAATGTGATAGTTATCACAAAGTCTGATATCAAGCATTCAAATTCATATTTGGCTCAAGGCGGAATCTCAGCTGTTATTGATAAGAACGATACATGGCAAGAACATTATATGGATACCCTTCAAGCGGGACATTTTCATAACGAACCGGAAATGACTGAGTTTCTTGTGAAAGAAGGAAGTAATGTTATAGATTCTCTTTCCTGTTGGGGAGTTCCGTTTGACCGTAATCTAAGCGGGCAATTTATGTTAGGAAAAGAAGGGGGCCATCATCGTAATCGAATAGTACACGCAGGCGGGGATCAGACAGGAAAGAAAGTCATGGAAGCCTTAATTCGCCGTGTTAGTGACAAAGTTAGAATTGAAACAGGTAAATATGCCGTTGAATTGCTGGCAGCAAACGGCATTTGTTATGGCGTTTATTGTAAAGATGATGATGGCAGTCTCACGTTATACAAATCAACTCATACCATTTTAGCGGGAGGTGGATATGCAGGAATCTATTCTGCAACATCAAATGCATATGGATCTGACGGAAGCGCAATCTGTATGGCTTACAGTGCTGGTGCTGAACTTGCAGACTTAGAATTTGTTCAATTCCATCCTACATTGTTAAAAAGCGAAAAAATAAGCGGTTTGATTACTGAAGCTGTAAGAGGTGAAGGCGGAGTTCTTGTAAACTCAAACGGCTCTCCTATTATGGATGGGGTACATCCGTTGAAGGACCTTGCACCAAGAGATATTGTTTCCAGAAGAATATTTGATGAGATTCATAATCAAAGAGTATCTGTTTTTTTGAATATAAAAGGTATATCTGATTTCGAAAATAAATTTCCCGGTGTAACAAAATTGTGTGAAAATGCTGGAATATCTCTAGATGCCGGTTTAATCCCGGTAGCTCCAGGTGCACATTTTACGATGGGAGGAATTAAAACTGACCTTTTTGGAAGAACATCTCTGCGAGGTTTGTATGCGATTGGAGAGTGTGCAAACACAGGTGTGCATGGAGCGAACAGACTTGCGAGCAATTCTTTGCTGGAAGGTGCAGTCTTTGCTAAACAGACCGCTCAATATATTCTTTCTGAAAAGCATGAAAGGACATTCCCATTCTCCTTGTCATTATTACAAGAATCCTTACCTGCTGGGAACTGTTTAAACTATACACTGCTTGAAATAAATGATATCCAAGAAATAATGGATAAACATGCCGGAATTTGCAGGGATGAAGAGGGTTTGAAAAAGGCTAAAGATAAATTGCAGCTCAGGAATTTCAATCCCTCTCTGCTTGATCAGCCCATGGCTTTAATCAAAAGATTAAATATGCAGACAATGGCTTGGTTAACGGTAACAAGCTGCCTTAATCGTAAGGAGAGCAGAGGCAGTCATTATCGAAGAGATTTTCCTTTCGCACTAAAAGAGTGGGAACAAAAAAAGATAATAAGGAGTGTGCTGCGTGATGAATCACTTATTGCTAAAAAAACAGCTGCAGGAATTTTTAATTGA
- a CDS encoding IscS subfamily cysteine desulfurase, producing MIYLDYAATTPMSQNAIEAYIHTSRNYFANTESLHDRGLDAKELLEHARTAFAKVVGKNSNGIYFTGGGSDGNFLAVTSLAFGSKQNGRHIITSNVEHPSVDYALKFLETQGFEVTRVPVDSSGKICIERIKGNLRPDTILATIQHVNSETGITQDLKCMSDYFKRNDILFHSDCVQSFSKIDKDYFNSINIDSFTVSAHKIYGPKGTGAVYISPAIHISPLLSGVTHERGFRPGTVDLPSIVSFVTAVEESTNNQSSHYVQVAEMRKLFISLILNNKEIILEGSLEGSPYILPFRVRGMEGQIVMQELSRRKIAVSTGSACKNGLQSPSRTLLALGRTVSEAHGLVRVSLSHLTTTDDIYTLCKALDEITNQFSSVREVALK from the coding sequence TTGATATATTTGGATTATGCAGCTACTACTCCTATGTCACAAAATGCGATTGAAGCTTATATCCATACTTCAAGAAATTACTTTGCAAATACAGAGAGTCTTCACGATAGAGGACTAGATGCGAAGGAACTATTAGAACATGCACGTACTGCTTTCGCAAAGGTGGTTGGCAAAAATTCTAACGGAATATATTTTACGGGTGGAGGATCAGATGGAAACTTTTTAGCTGTCACATCTTTAGCTTTTGGGTCAAAACAAAATGGAAGACATATCATCACATCTAATGTTGAGCATCCATCTGTCGATTACGCTCTCAAGTTTTTAGAGACCCAAGGGTTTGAAGTCACTCGGGTTCCTGTAGATTCATCAGGTAAAATTTGCATTGAACGAATAAAGGGAAATTTAAGACCTGATACTATATTAGCAACGATACAGCATGTAAACAGTGAAACGGGCATTACCCAAGATCTTAAATGCATGAGTGATTATTTTAAAAGAAACGATATTTTGTTTCACAGTGACTGTGTTCAATCTTTTTCAAAAATAGACAAAGACTATTTTAATTCCATAAACATAGATTCTTTTACTGTTTCAGCTCACAAAATCTATGGACCTAAAGGAACAGGAGCGGTATATATATCACCGGCAATCCACATATCCCCTCTTCTTTCTGGGGTCACTCATGAACGCGGATTTAGACCCGGAACAGTTGATCTCCCGTCTATCGTTTCTTTTGTGACAGCTGTTGAAGAATCTACTAATAATCAATCATCACATTATGTTCAAGTAGCAGAAATGCGAAAACTGTTTATTTCGCTTATACTTAATAATAAAGAGATAATTTTAGAAGGAAGTTTGGAAGGTTCGCCCTATATACTCCCATTCAGAGTTAGAGGAATGGAAGGACAAATCGTGATGCAGGAACTAAGCAGGAGAAAGATTGCTGTTTCAACAGGATCAGCCTGCAAGAATGGACTGCAATCCCCTTCTAGAACCTTGCTTGCTCTTGGCCGGACTGTAAGTGAGGCACATGGTCTTGTACGAGTTTCGTTAAGTCACCTTACAACTACAGACGATATTTACACGCTCTGTAAAGCGTTGGATGAGATAACAAATCAATTTTCATCAGTTAGAGAGGTTGCATTAAAATGA
- a CDS encoding transcription repressor NadR, with the protein MKMNKAEKLKGDDRRTQLMSWLKESSEPLSGSALAGKTNVSRQVIVQDMSLLKASGEPIMATAQGYIYMKPDKGHSFTCVVAAIHSPEETIEELYTIVDHGVTVEDVTVDHPVYGDIKASLKLSNRNDVEDLMNRLKETKAPLLSELTDGIHMHTLSADSTEKLDKACFALRKKGYLL; encoded by the coding sequence ATTAAAATGAATAAGGCAGAAAAATTAAAAGGCGATGATAGAAGAACACAGCTTATGAGTTGGCTAAAAGAATCTTCTGAGCCCTTGAGCGGCTCAGCACTAGCCGGAAAGACGAATGTCAGCAGACAAGTAATTGTGCAGGATATGTCCCTCTTAAAGGCGAGCGGTGAACCGATAATGGCAACTGCTCAAGGATATATTTACATGAAACCTGATAAGGGGCATTCATTCACTTGTGTTGTTGCAGCTATTCATTCTCCTGAAGAAACCATCGAAGAATTGTACACAATCGTAGATCATGGAGTAACTGTTGAAGATGTAACCGTTGATCACCCTGTTTACGGTGATATTAAAGCATCACTTAAGCTGTCAAATCGTAACGATGTAGAGGATTTAATGAATCGTCTAAAGGAAACGAAAGCTCCTCTTTTAAGTGAACTTACAGACGGGATACACATGCACACCTTATCTGCAGATTCTACAGAAAAATTAGACAAAGCATGCTTTGCATTGCGCAAAAAAGGATATTTATTATAA
- a CDS encoding ACT domain-containing protein: MKNDKQYYMVREDVLSESMQKALEAKSLLDRGKVKTVAEAAEKVGLSRSAFYKYRDGIFPFHTMVKEKIITLSLHLEDRSGALSSLLTVVASQGCNVLTINQTIPLQGRAHITLTIETNMLQGDIKDLLATLNRMETVERVEVVGTGA; the protein is encoded by the coding sequence ATGAAAAATGATAAACAGTACTATATGGTAAGAGAAGATGTATTATCAGAATCCATGCAAAAAGCGTTAGAGGCTAAATCTTTATTAGATCGCGGTAAAGTAAAAACTGTAGCTGAAGCTGCTGAAAAAGTTGGATTAAGCCGCAGTGCCTTTTATAAGTATCGCGATGGAATTTTTCCGTTTCATACGATGGTGAAAGAAAAAATTATTACACTGTCCCTCCATCTTGAAGACAGATCCGGTGCTCTCTCAAGTCTTCTAACTGTCGTTGCCTCACAAGGATGCAATGTATTGACCATTAATCAAACGATTCCCCTGCAAGGACGCGCGCACATTACATTGACGATCGAAACGAATATGCTGCAAGGAGATATTAAAGACTTACTAGCAACATTAAATCGAATGGAAACTGTTGAAAGAGTTGAAGTGGTAGGAACAGGAGCTTAA
- the obgE gene encoding GTPase ObgE, with amino-acid sequence MFVDQVKIYLKAGDGGNGMVAFRREKYVPDGGPAGGDGGKGANVIFEVEEGLRTLMDFRYNRHFKAPRGEHGMSKGMHGKKANDMIVKVPPGTVVTDANTGETIADLVHHKQQAIIAKGGRGGRGNTRFATPANPAPEIAENGEPGEEREVTLELKVLADVGLVGFPSVGKSTFLSIVSAAKPKIAAYHFTTITPNLGVVPVEDGRSFVMADLPGLIEGAHEGVGLGHQFLRHIERTRVILHVIDMSGMEGRDPYEDFVKINEELNQYNMRLMERPQIVIANKMDIPGAEENLEAFKEKAGDDVKVFPISAITRQGIREVLFTTADILEVTPEFPLIHDDGVEQQRVLYKHEKEDAGFYITRDPAGIFVINGPKIEKLFKMTDFSREEATKRFARQMRTLGVDQALRDRGAEHGDVVRILKYEFEFID; translated from the coding sequence ATGTTTGTCGATCAGGTCAAAATTTATTTAAAAGCTGGTGACGGCGGTAATGGGATGGTTGCATTCCGCCGCGAAAAATATGTGCCAGACGGCGGTCCTGCCGGTGGTGATGGGGGAAAAGGCGCGAACGTTATCTTTGAAGTGGAAGAAGGACTTCGTACACTGATGGATTTTCGTTATAACCGCCATTTTAAAGCACCTCGAGGCGAACATGGAATGTCTAAAGGCATGCATGGAAAAAAGGCTAACGATATGATCGTAAAGGTTCCTCCTGGAACAGTTGTAACGGATGCAAATACGGGAGAAACAATTGCTGACTTAGTACATCACAAGCAGCAAGCAATTATTGCAAAAGGCGGCCGAGGCGGCCGGGGCAACACTCGTTTCGCGACTCCTGCAAACCCAGCACCTGAAATTGCTGAAAATGGGGAACCAGGTGAAGAACGTGAAGTAACATTAGAATTAAAGGTTTTAGCAGACGTTGGACTTGTTGGGTTCCCTAGCGTAGGAAAATCAACTTTCTTATCTATCGTTTCTGCAGCAAAACCCAAAATTGCGGCTTATCACTTTACAACAATCACACCTAATTTAGGAGTTGTACCAGTTGAGGACGGCAGAAGCTTTGTTATGGCTGATCTGCCGGGATTAATCGAAGGAGCTCATGAAGGTGTAGGACTTGGACATCAGTTCCTGCGTCATATTGAAAGAACACGCGTAATTCTTCACGTTATCGATATGTCCGGTATGGAAGGCAGAGACCCATATGAGGATTTTGTGAAGATCAATGAAGAGCTTAATCAATACAACATGAGATTGATGGAACGTCCGCAGATTGTGATTGCCAATAAGATGGACATTCCTGGAGCGGAAGAAAACCTAGAGGCATTTAAGGAAAAAGCAGGAGACGACGTTAAAGTTTTCCCTATTTCAGCCATTACTCGCCAAGGAATTCGTGAAGTATTATTTACAACTGCAGATATTCTTGAAGTTACTCCTGAGTTCCCTCTTATCCATGATGATGGGGTTGAACAGCAGCGTGTTCTTTATAAGCACGAAAAAGAAGATGCAGGTTTCTATATTACTCGTGATCCTGCTGGAATATTTGTTATTAATGGGCCGAAGATTGAGAAATTGTTTAAGATGACAGATTTCTCGAGAGAAGAAGCAACTAAGCGTTTTGCGCGTCAAATGCGTACGCTAGGTGTTGACCAGGCACTGAGAGATCGCGGTGCAGAACATGGTGATGTTGTACGAATTCTCAAATATGAATTTGAATTTATTGATTAA
- a CDS encoding Spo0B domain-containing protein — MSKKWTTVDLLRHARHDWLNQLQLIKANLSLDRTERAKEIMNEVIELSREESRISNLKTPNLSEYLLTYNWLKHPVKLYGKVKGESGDFSLFEDELLHTTDELCDVLNNSISGYEEYSLTVTFEPEDHRVSYTFVGNLSDQENTLEKMKNIFSTHKSMALIESYIQENKCYFEFQLTS, encoded by the coding sequence ATGTCAAAAAAATGGACGACTGTCGATCTTTTGCGCCATGCCAGGCATGACTGGCTAAACCAGCTTCAGCTTATTAAAGCAAATCTGTCTCTTGATCGCACTGAGCGGGCAAAAGAGATAATGAATGAAGTTATTGAATTATCCCGGGAAGAATCCAGAATCTCTAACCTGAAGACCCCGAATTTATCAGAGTACTTACTAACCTATAATTGGCTGAAGCATCCGGTAAAATTGTATGGAAAAGTTAAAGGTGAAAGCGGAGATTTTAGTTTATTTGAAGATGAATTGTTACATACAACGGATGAGTTATGCGATGTGCTGAACAATTCGATTTCGGGATATGAGGAATACTCACTTACTGTTACATTCGAACCTGAAGATCATCGTGTTAGTTATACATTTGTGGGTAATCTCTCCGATCAGGAGAATACACTCGAAAAAATGAAGAATATTTTTTCAACACATAAAAGCATGGCACTCATCGAAAGCTATATTCAGGAGAATAAGTGTTATTTTGAATTTCAGTTAACTTCCTAA
- the rpmA gene encoding 50S ribosomal protein L27, with amino-acid sequence MLKLNLQYFASKKGVGSTKNGRDSQSKRLGAKRADGQFVSGGSILYRQRGTKIYPGTNVGKGGDDTLFAKVDGIVRFERYGRDRKKVSVYPIAQEA; translated from the coding sequence ATGCTTAAATTAAACCTTCAATACTTTGCCTCTAAAAAAGGGGTAGGTAGCACAAAGAATGGTCGTGATTCACAGTCTAAGCGTTTAGGCGCTAAGCGTGCTGATGGACAATTCGTTTCTGGTGGTTCAATTCTTTACCGTCAACGCGGTACTAAGATCTATCCTGGTACAAACGTTGGTAAAGGCGGAGATGACACTCTATTTGCTAAGGTTGACGGAATCGTTCGTTTCGAGCGTTATGGCCGTGACCGCAAAAAGGTAAGTGTTTACCCAATCGCGCAAGAAGCGTAA
- a CDS encoding ribosomal-processing cysteine protease Prp: protein MISVSIFRNSNQNILSFSMDGHADFAPHGQDLVCAAATAVSFGTINAIEKLCGYEPEVTTHEDGGFLKCKVPNNLDDSTYQKTQLLLEGMIVSLASIEEGYSEYIKLTEHEGGATNA from the coding sequence ATGATTTCAGTTTCTATTTTCAGAAACAGTAATCAAAACATACTTTCGTTTTCGATGGATGGACACGCTGATTTTGCTCCACATGGCCAGGATTTGGTTTGTGCAGCCGCAACAGCCGTGTCGTTCGGTACAATTAATGCTATTGAAAAACTTTGCGGCTATGAGCCTGAAGTGACCACTCATGAAGATGGTGGATTTTTAAAGTGCAAAGTACCGAATAATCTAGATGATTCGACCTATCAAAAAACGCAATTGCTTTTGGAAGGCATGATTGTATCTCTTGCTTCGATTGAAGAAGGATACAGTGAGTATATAAAATTGACTGAACATGAAGGAGGTGCAACGAATGCTTAA
- the rplU gene encoding 50S ribosomal protein L21: MYAIIQTGGKQVRVEEGQAIYVEKLDVEAGETVTFEDVLMVGGDSLKVGAPLVEGATVTAKVEKHGRGEKVVVYKFKAKKNYRRKQGHRQPYTKVVIDKING, translated from the coding sequence ATGTACGCAATTATTCAAACTGGTGGTAAGCAAGTTCGAGTTGAAGAAGGTCAAGCAATCTATGTTGAGAAACTAGATGTTGAAGCTGGTGAAACAGTAACATTCGAAGATGTATTGATGGTCGGTGGAGACAGCTTGAAAGTAGGAGCTCCTTTAGTTGAAGGTGCTACAGTTACGGCAAAAGTTGAAAAACATGGCCGTGGCGAGAAGGTCGTTGTCTACAAGTTTAAGGCGAAGAAGAACTATCGCCGTAAGCAAGGACACCGTCAACCATACACAAAAGTTGTGATTGACAAGATTAACGGGTAA
- a CDS encoding Rne/Rng family ribonuclease encodes MQQVVINAAGLEKRTALLQNGKLVECAYQRPDEKPSTGSIYKGRVQKVLPGMQAVFVDIGTEKNGFLHRDDLPAFQMLSNEDKKKISISSLIKEGESVLVQIAKEESGDKGAKLTALLSFTGHLLVYFPYTPHIGVSKKIKESERETLLKWGSEQVSEREGMVIRTDCETFPENEMNLELKSLKRQFSEALKMAEGVKAPSLIIRPSFYYTFLERWLNSNVEEIIVDDHDTYSHIKEYAATYRTPFQVKLYNEKEPIFKKYGIDLEIQKSLLPHIWLKNGASLYFNVTEALTVVDVNTGKFTGKKDRSKTVAETNALAAKEIMKQLRLRNLAGMIVIDFITMQTNSDKDMIFSALKEEIKKDSSTINLYGFTKMGLFELTRKKERPSLLETLTEKPRSDIMDSHQLRPETFYYELERIAMEYEYHDDEAIWLEVPPYFAEWLQNHPDKLSYIEKRYGSMIFVTPGSINREIIVRQTGAANDLKKRFSD; translated from the coding sequence ATGCAACAAGTAGTGATCAATGCGGCTGGCCTGGAAAAAAGAACGGCGCTCCTTCAAAACGGAAAACTTGTAGAATGCGCTTATCAGAGACCAGATGAAAAGCCTTCAACAGGGAGTATATATAAAGGAAGAGTCCAAAAAGTGCTTCCAGGCATGCAGGCTGTTTTTGTAGATATAGGAACGGAAAAGAACGGATTTCTGCATAGAGATGATTTGCCTGCATTCCAGATGCTATCCAATGAAGATAAGAAGAAAATATCAATTTCTAGCTTGATTAAAGAAGGAGAATCTGTCCTCGTTCAAATAGCAAAAGAAGAAAGCGGCGATAAGGGTGCGAAACTTACGGCCCTCCTATCTTTTACAGGACATCTCCTCGTATATTTCCCGTACACTCCGCATATTGGGGTTTCAAAAAAAATAAAAGAATCTGAGCGTGAGACTTTATTAAAGTGGGGTTCCGAACAAGTCAGTGAAAGAGAAGGAATGGTTATCCGGACTGACTGCGAAACTTTTCCTGAAAACGAAATGAATCTGGAATTAAAAAGCTTAAAGAGACAATTTTCAGAAGCCTTGAAAATGGCTGAGGGGGTAAAAGCACCAAGCTTAATTATCCGGCCGTCATTTTATTATACTTTTTTAGAAAGATGGCTTAATTCAAATGTTGAAGAGATCATTGTAGATGATCATGACACTTATTCACACATTAAAGAGTACGCAGCTACGTATCGTACACCTTTTCAAGTTAAGCTATATAACGAAAAAGAACCGATTTTTAAAAAGTATGGTATTGATTTAGAAATTCAAAAAAGCTTGTTGCCTCATATTTGGCTAAAAAATGGTGCTTCACTTTATTTCAATGTTACAGAAGCTTTAACAGTTGTTGATGTGAACACTGGAAAATTTACCGGAAAAAAAGACCGGTCAAAAACCGTGGCAGAGACAAATGCTTTAGCTGCTAAAGAAATTATGAAGCAGCTGCGGCTGCGCAATTTAGCGGGAATGATTGTGATTGACTTTATCACTATGCAGACAAATTCAGACAAAGACATGATCTTCTCTGCGTTAAAAGAAGAAATCAAAAAAGATTCTTCAACAATTAATTTGTATGGCTTCACAAAAATGGGGCTTTTTGAACTAACCAGAAAAAAAGAGCGGCCATCGTTATTAGAAACGCTTACCGAAAAACCAAGAAGCGATATTATGGACAGTCACCAGCTGCGGCCGGAAACCTTTTATTATGAGCTTGAAAGAATAGCTATGGAATATGAGTATCACGATGATGAAGCAATTTGGCTAGAAGTTCCGCCATATTTTGCTGAATGGCTCCAAAATCATCCGGACAAGCTCTCCTATATCGAGAAAAGGTACGGAAGCATGATATTTGTGACTCCTGGTTCGATAAATCGTGAAATTATTGTTAGGCAGACAGGCGCTGCGAATGATTTAAAAAAGCGATTTTCAGATTGA